One part of the Candidatus Methylomirabilota bacterium genome encodes these proteins:
- a CDS encoding DNA-3-methyladenine glycosylase, whose product MKLPRGFYTDSDVVTVARRLLGRLLVVPTRGGQRVSGIIVETEAYRGPEDRASHAFGGRRTARTETMYGRGGTAYVYFVYGMYYQFNVVTAGADVPHAVLVRALEPLEGVPVMRRRRGGGTDRSLTSGPGKLCIALGIDRRLDRADLLGDRIWIEEGRRIPASRIASGPRVGIDYAEAWVDRPWRFWLRDSPFVSPG is encoded by the coding sequence GTGAAGCTGCCCCGCGGGTTCTACACCGACTCCGACGTGGTCACGGTGGCCCGCCGGCTCCTCGGGCGGCTGCTCGTGGTCCCGACGCGCGGGGGGCAGCGGGTCTCGGGCATCATCGTGGAGACCGAAGCGTATCGCGGCCCCGAGGACCGCGCCTCCCACGCCTTCGGCGGGCGGCGGACCGCGCGCACCGAGACGATGTACGGGCGCGGCGGCACCGCGTACGTGTATTTCGTGTACGGCATGTACTACCAGTTCAACGTGGTCACCGCCGGCGCGGACGTGCCGCACGCGGTGCTGGTGCGCGCGCTGGAGCCGCTCGAGGGCGTGCCCGTCATGCGACGGCGCCGCGGCGGCGGGACCGACCGTAGCCTCACGAGCGGGCCGGGCAAGCTCTGCATCGCGCTGGGGATCGACCGCCGGCTGGACCGCGCCGATCTCCTCGGCGACCGGATCTGGATCGAGGAGGGCCGGCGCATCCCGGCGTCGCGTATCGCGAGCGGCCCGCGCGTCGGCATCGATTACGCGGAAGCCTGGGTCGACCGCCCCTGGCGCTTCTGGCTACGCGACAGCCCCTTCGTGAGCCCCGGCTGA
- a CDS encoding DUF5009 domain-containing protein, with the protein MSVAPRLPSVDALRGLTVAAMVLVNNPGTWSAVYPPLRHAEWHGFTPTDMIFPFFLFIVGVAIPLALGPRLEAGAGGLVARVVRRSAVIFALGLLLHAQPFFQLSTLRIPGVLQRIALCYLLAALLFLLGGGTRGWRVQAIVAGALLVGYWLLMTRVAAPGQVAGDLSPAGNLAGYVDRLVLGPRHIWQLSKWYDPEGILSTLPATATTLLGVLAGHWLRWARPTARLLSGLVVGGVVGAGLGWLWGLSFPVNKSLWTSSYALMMSGFAALALALCYWVIEVRGVRRWAGPFVLFGLTALPLFFLSTAMARLLLLIRVGPEHMRLHAWLYTHLFVPWAAPVNASLAFALAYVLLWWGLMWLLQRTGLRLRV; encoded by the coding sequence GTGAGCGTGGCCCCACGCCTGCCGTCGGTGGATGCGCTGCGCGGCCTGACGGTGGCCGCGATGGTGCTCGTCAACAATCCGGGCACCTGGAGCGCGGTGTACCCGCCGCTGCGTCACGCCGAATGGCACGGCTTCACGCCCACCGACATGATCTTCCCGTTCTTCCTGTTCATCGTCGGCGTGGCGATCCCGCTCGCCCTCGGCCCGCGGCTCGAGGCCGGCGCGGGCGGACTGGTGGCGCGCGTGGTGCGCCGCTCGGCCGTGATCTTCGCCCTGGGCCTGCTGCTGCACGCGCAGCCGTTCTTCCAGCTCTCGACCCTCCGCATCCCGGGCGTGCTCCAGCGCATCGCCCTCTGCTACCTGCTGGCCGCGCTGCTCTTCCTCCTGGGCGGCGGGACCCGGGGCTGGCGGGTCCAGGCGATCGTGGCCGGCGCCCTCCTCGTCGGCTACTGGCTGCTGATGACGCGCGTCGCCGCGCCCGGCCAGGTGGCCGGAGACCTGAGCCCGGCCGGCAACCTGGCCGGCTACGTGGACCGGCTCGTGCTCGGGCCGCGGCACATCTGGCAGCTCTCGAAGTGGTACGACCCGGAGGGCATCCTGAGCACGCTGCCGGCCACCGCCACCACGCTGCTGGGCGTGCTGGCCGGCCACTGGCTCCGGTGGGCGCGGCCGACGGCGCGGCTGCTGTCGGGCCTGGTCGTCGGGGGCGTGGTGGGCGCGGGGCTCGGGTGGCTGTGGGGGCTCTCGTTCCCGGTGAACAAGTCGCTGTGGACCAGCTCGTACGCCCTCATGATGTCGGGCTTCGCGGCGCTGGCCCTGGCGCTCTGCTACTGGGTGATCGAGGTGCGCGGGGTTCGCCGCTGGGCGGGGCCCTTCGTCCTGTTCGGCCTCACCGCGCTGCCGCTCTTCTTCCTGTCCACCGCGATGGCCCGGCTGCTCCTCCTGATCCGCGTGGGGCCGGAGCACATGCGGCTGCACGCATGGCTCTACACGCATCTCTTCGTGCCGTGGGCTGCCCCGGTCAACGCCTCGCTGGCCTTCGCACTGGCCTACGTGCTGCTCTGGTGGGGGCTCATGTGGCTGCTGCAGCGGACTGGTCTAAGATTGCGTGTCTGA
- a CDS encoding SDR family NAD(P)-dependent oxidoreductase, whose protein sequence is MPGRMAGRVALVTGGGGGIGEATGRLFAEEGAAVALLDTDATAVAEAAERIRGATPARVVALVGDVSAESEAGRLVDEAVRDLGALHTLVNVAGVRVYAPLAQASAADWERIIGVNVLGTAHCCRAALPALRASGRGTIVNVSSVYGLMGRTGMGQYDTTKAAVLGFTRALAVEEAPHRVRVNAVCPGGTITPYHIRRAASQGVSETTLRGQRTKDNLLGRWAEPREVAHPILFLASDDSSFITGATLMVDAGRSIL, encoded by the coding sequence ATGCCGGGCCGCATGGCGGGCCGGGTCGCTCTCGTCACCGGCGGGGGCGGCGGCATCGGCGAGGCGACCGGGCGGCTCTTCGCCGAGGAGGGCGCCGCCGTGGCGCTGCTGGACACCGACGCCACCGCGGTGGCCGAGGCCGCCGAGCGCATTCGCGGCGCGACCCCGGCGCGGGTCGTCGCGCTGGTGGGTGACGTGAGCGCCGAGTCCGAGGCCGGCCGCCTGGTCGACGAGGCGGTGAGAGATCTCGGCGCGCTGCACACCCTGGTCAACGTGGCGGGGGTTCGCGTCTACGCCCCGCTGGCTCAGGCGAGCGCGGCGGACTGGGAGCGCATCATCGGCGTCAACGTGCTCGGCACCGCGCACTGCTGCCGGGCCGCACTGCCCGCGCTCCGCGCGTCGGGGCGCGGTACCATCGTCAACGTCTCGTCGGTGTACGGGCTCATGGGACGGACCGGGATGGGCCAGTACGACACCACCAAGGCGGCGGTGCTGGGCTTCACGCGGGCCCTCGCGGTGGAGGAGGCGCCGCACCGGGTGCGCGTGAATGCGGTGTGCCCGGGCGGCACGATCACGCCCTACCACATCCGCCGCGCCGCGAGCCAGGGCGTGTCCGAGACGACGCTGCGCGGACAGCGCACCAAGGACAACCTGCTCGGCCGCTGGGCCGAGCCGCGCGAGGTGGCGCACCCGATCCTGTTCCTCGCCTCGGACGATTCGTCGTTCATCACCGGCGCCACCTTGATGGTGGATGCGGGGCGCTCGATCCTGTGA